A region of Mesorhizobium sp. AR02 DNA encodes the following proteins:
- a CDS encoding extracellular solute-binding protein, with protein MTWSHPRGYDPMVACSSLWQQKTGIAIEWDKRSLQDFESFPVEELARAYDLIVIDHPHVGQITAESCLAPLDVAGREAERTALAAGSVGESYPSYSWQGRQWAFPIDAASQVQAWRPDALDAPPTRWTDVLDLAKQGRVLLPLRPPHVLMVFYTLAGNLGHPCAIDPSRDLIDVEAGSEVFEAMREIAALVEPACVEMDPIAVSERMAEADSRIVCTPLIYGYVSYAMSGFRAHRLAFTDIPAVGSSGPIGSALGGTGIAVSAFSKARDAAIDFAYWVASGDVQRGPYATAGGQPGHAAAWEDEAVNAATGNFYRNTRATLEGAWVRPRHDGYMAFQQAASDRILSGITSGHKAAQVVADLNGLFRESAPAQVSGAAGGGA; from the coding sequence ATGACCTGGAGCCATCCGCGCGGCTACGACCCAATGGTCGCCTGCTCGTCTCTCTGGCAGCAGAAGACCGGCATTGCCATCGAATGGGACAAGCGTTCGCTGCAGGATTTCGAATCCTTCCCGGTCGAGGAACTGGCGCGGGCCTATGACCTCATCGTCATCGACCACCCGCATGTCGGTCAGATCACAGCGGAAAGCTGCCTCGCGCCGCTGGATGTCGCCGGGCGCGAGGCGGAGCGCACCGCGCTCGCCGCGGGCAGCGTCGGAGAATCCTATCCGAGCTACAGCTGGCAGGGGCGGCAATGGGCGTTTCCTATCGATGCGGCCAGCCAGGTCCAGGCCTGGCGGCCGGACGCGCTCGATGCGCCGCCGACGCGCTGGACCGACGTGCTCGATCTCGCCAAACAAGGCCGCGTGCTATTGCCGTTGCGGCCGCCGCACGTGCTGATGGTGTTCTACACGCTTGCCGGCAATCTCGGACACCCCTGCGCCATCGATCCGTCCCGTGATCTCATCGATGTGGAGGCCGGCAGCGAAGTCTTCGAAGCGATGCGCGAGATCGCCGCGCTGGTCGAACCGGCCTGCGTCGAGATGGATCCGATCGCTGTTTCGGAACGGATGGCGGAGGCGGATTCCCGGATCGTCTGCACGCCGCTGATCTATGGCTATGTGTCCTATGCGATGTCAGGGTTTCGCGCGCACCGGCTGGCCTTCACCGATATTCCGGCCGTCGGCTCCAGCGGCCCAATCGGCTCGGCGCTTGGCGGCACCGGCATCGCGGTGTCGGCCTTTTCCAAGGCCAGAGATGCCGCGATCGACTTCGCCTATTGGGTCGCCAGCGGCGATGTCCAGCGCGGCCCCTATGCCACTGCCGGCGGACAGCCGGGTCATGCGGCGGCCTGGGAAGACGAGGCGGTCAACGCCGCGACCGGCAATTTCTATCGGAATACGCGCGCGACGCTGGAAGGCGCATGGGTGCGGCCTCGCCATGACGGCTACATGGCGTTCCAGCAGGCGGCGTCCGACCGCATCCTTTCCGGCATAACTTCCGGGCACAAGGCTGCCCAGGTCGTTGCCGATCTCAATGGCCTGTTCCGGGAGAGTGCCCCCGCACAGGTGTCCGGCGCTGCCGGTGGAGGAGCCTGA
- a CDS encoding carbohydrate ABC transporter permease → MDENSSARLKRRLLGIVYRIGLFLAMLTICLPGLWIVISSLRPTVEIMAKPPVWIPQEVSFDAYVSMFSGIGKGGIPVIEYFRNSLIISVTSTVIAVAIGMAGGYAFARYRFRGKSSVFLGLMLTRTVPGIALSLPLFFLYVRLGIIDTHFGLILAYVALNVPFTIWLIDGFFRQVPKDLAEAAQIDGCTRWQAFWQVEFPLAGPGIAAAAIFAFLTCWNEFALASQLTRSVSAKTLPVGLLDYTAEFTIDWRGMCALAVVMIIPALTLTYIVQKHLVGGLTSGAVKG, encoded by the coding sequence ATGGACGAGAATTCTTCCGCCCGCCTGAAGCGCCGGCTGCTTGGCATCGTCTATCGCATCGGCCTGTTCCTGGCGATGCTGACCATCTGCCTGCCCGGCCTGTGGATCGTCATCTCATCGCTGCGGCCGACCGTCGAGATCATGGCCAAGCCGCCGGTGTGGATTCCGCAAGAGGTCTCGTTCGACGCCTATGTTTCGATGTTCAGCGGCATCGGCAAGGGCGGCATCCCGGTCATCGAATATTTCCGCAACTCGCTGATCATCTCGGTGACCTCCACGGTCATTGCGGTCGCCATCGGCATGGCCGGCGGCTATGCCTTCGCGCGCTACCGCTTCCGCGGCAAATCGAGCGTCTTTCTCGGCCTGATGCTGACGCGCACCGTGCCGGGCATCGCGCTCTCGCTGCCGCTGTTCTTCCTCTATGTGCGGCTCGGCATCATCGACACGCATTTCGGGCTGATCCTTGCCTATGTCGCACTCAACGTGCCGTTCACGATCTGGCTGATCGACGGCTTCTTCCGACAGGTGCCCAAGGACTTGGCGGAGGCCGCACAGATCGATGGCTGCACGCGCTGGCAGGCGTTCTGGCAGGTCGAGTTCCCGCTCGCCGGGCCGGGCATCGCGGCGGCCGCGATCTTTGCCTTCCTGACCTGCTGGAACGAGTTCGCGCTGGCTTCGCAACTGACCCGCTCGGTCAGCGCCAAGACACTGCCGGTCGGCCTGCTCGACTACACCGCCGAGTTCACCATCGACTGGCGCGGCATGTGCGCGCTTGCCGTGGTGATGATCATTCCGGCGCTCACCCTCACTTACATCGTCCAGAAACACCTTGTCGGCGGCCTGACCTCCGGCGCGGTGAAAGGCTGA
- a CDS encoding amidohydrolase family protein produces the protein MIIDTHLHLIDRSALRYPWLAGVPALNRDFSYEEYATEAQRVGVERVLHMEVDVDPADIEAETTRVEGLSRQSGSMLVGAIASCRPEEADFATYLERQRANPFVKGFRRVLHVVPDDLSEGAVFRDNIRRLGGTSLTFDLVVLPHQIPKAIALADLAPDVQFVLDHCGVPDIKGNSEHPWREHMSEIARRPNVTAKISGVVAYAGPAWTVETLRPYVEHTIAAFGWDRVVWGSDWPVCTLGGGLSTWVAATHALLSGCSASERDRLLSGNARKLWQLK, from the coding sequence ATGATCATCGACACCCATCTGCATCTCATCGACCGCTCAGCCTTGCGCTATCCCTGGCTCGCCGGCGTGCCGGCGCTCAACCGCGATTTCTCCTATGAGGAATACGCCACGGAGGCGCAGCGTGTCGGCGTCGAGCGCGTGCTGCATATGGAGGTCGATGTCGATCCGGCTGATATCGAGGCCGAGACCACTCGTGTCGAAGGGCTGTCACGGCAGTCCGGCAGCATGCTCGTCGGGGCGATCGCATCCTGCCGGCCGGAAGAGGCTGACTTTGCCACCTATCTCGAACGCCAGCGGGCCAATCCCTTCGTCAAGGGCTTCCGTCGCGTGCTCCACGTTGTGCCCGACGATCTGTCGGAAGGCGCGGTGTTCCGCGACAACATCAGGCGGCTTGGCGGCACCAGCCTGACCTTCGATCTCGTCGTGCTGCCGCACCAGATCCCCAAGGCGATCGCACTGGCCGACCTGGCGCCCGACGTCCAGTTCGTCCTCGACCACTGCGGCGTGCCCGATATCAAGGGCAACAGCGAACACCCGTGGCGCGAACATATGAGCGAGATCGCACGGCGCCCGAACGTCACAGCCAAGATTTCCGGCGTCGTTGCCTATGCCGGTCCTGCCTGGACGGTCGAGACATTGCGGCCCTATGTCGAACACACCATCGCTGCGTTCGGCTGGGACCGTGTCGTCTGGGGCAGCGATTGGCCGGTCTGTACGCTCGGCGGCGGCCTCTCGACCTGGGTGGCGGCGACCCATGCGCTGCTTTCCGGCTGCAGCGCTTCGGAGCGCGACAGGCTGTTGTCGGGCAATGCCCGCAAGCTCTGGCAGTTGAAGTAG
- a CDS encoding ATP-binding cassette domain-containing protein, with protein MLEIQTISKRYGETVALADASIAFRAGTIHTILGENGSGKSTMVKLLSGIVQPDNGAILLHGKPFSGTGPSAFQAQGFATVFQEVLIAPDRSVTDNILLGLDGLVRRAVPRHERRDRAAAALKRFAVTDVPLDKPAGLLPLAAQQLVVLARAIVRDPRILILDEVTAALDFADRESVFSLMRTLAGEGCLILFITHRMDEVMSLSDRISILRGGSVVRTEERGASTPAELLKAMAPRTAAELAHG; from the coding sequence ATGCTTGAAATCCAAACCATATCCAAACGCTATGGCGAGACGGTCGCGCTGGCCGACGCTTCGATCGCGTTCCGGGCTGGCACCATCCACACCATCCTGGGCGAGAACGGTTCGGGCAAGAGCACGATGGTCAAGCTGTTGTCCGGCATCGTCCAGCCGGACAATGGCGCGATCCTGCTTCACGGCAAGCCATTCTCAGGCACCGGCCCCTCGGCCTTCCAGGCGCAAGGTTTTGCCACGGTGTTCCAGGAGGTGCTGATCGCACCGGATCGCAGCGTGACGGACAACATCCTGCTTGGCCTCGATGGGCTGGTCCGACGCGCTGTGCCGCGCCACGAGCGTCGCGACAGGGCGGCCGCCGCATTGAAGCGCTTCGCCGTGACCGACGTTCCCCTCGACAAACCAGCAGGCCTGCTGCCGCTCGCCGCGCAGCAACTCGTCGTTCTCGCTCGCGCCATCGTGCGCGATCCCAGGATTCTGATCCTCGACGAGGTGACCGCGGCACTCGATTTCGCCGACCGCGAATCCGTCTTTTCGCTGATGCGTACCCTCGCCGGCGAAGGCTGCCTCATCCTGTTCATCACGCACCGCATGGACGAGGTGATGTCGCTGTCGGATCGCATCTCGATCCTGCGTGGCGGCAGCGTGGTGCGCACCGAAGAACGCGGCGCCTCAACACCGGCTGAATTGCTCAAGGCCATGGCGCCACGCACGGCGGCGGAGCTCGCGCATGGCTGA
- a CDS encoding carbohydrate ABC transporter permease, whose protein sequence is MKGFKPSAPFLLLLPAFIVLAAVVVVPLLLSLYSSFTPFRLTKPETFFVFVGFRNYLSILANTDFWWAFGRTVLLLTIALNLEMLLGLGLAMLVEKATRGQRILRTLMMFPMMFSPILVGFQFKFMFNDNIGLVNNALQSLGITQDAIPWLIEGHLAFIAISIAEIWSSTAIFAILILAGLLAMPKEPIEAARVDGCTPWQTFRYVTWPFVMPFAYIAMTIRSLDIARAYDIVKIMTDGGPAGRTELLWTLVARTAYSDGRMGMANAMAYFSILLSIAFTVYFFNKLAAARTQIGAEW, encoded by the coding sequence ATGAAGGGCTTCAAGCCATCGGCGCCGTTCCTGCTGCTGCTTCCGGCCTTCATCGTGCTGGCGGCGGTCGTCGTCGTGCCGCTGCTCTTGTCGCTCTATTCGAGCTTCACGCCGTTCCGGCTGACCAAGCCCGAGACGTTCTTCGTCTTCGTCGGCTTCCGGAACTATCTCTCCATCCTGGCCAACACCGATTTCTGGTGGGCGTTCGGCCGCACGGTGCTGCTGCTGACCATCGCGCTCAATCTCGAAATGCTGCTTGGCCTTGGCCTTGCCATGCTGGTCGAGAAGGCGACGCGTGGGCAGCGCATCCTGCGCACGCTGATGATGTTTCCGATGATGTTCTCGCCGATCCTCGTCGGCTTCCAGTTCAAGTTCATGTTCAACGACAATATCGGCCTGGTGAACAACGCCCTGCAGTCGCTCGGCATCACGCAGGACGCCATTCCGTGGCTGATCGAGGGCCATCTTGCCTTCATCGCCATTTCGATCGCCGAAATCTGGTCGTCGACGGCGATCTTCGCCATCCTGATCCTCGCCGGCCTGCTCGCCATGCCCAAGGAGCCGATCGAGGCGGCGCGCGTCGATGGTTGCACGCCGTGGCAGACATTCCGCTATGTGACGTGGCCGTTCGTCATGCCCTTCGCCTACATCGCCATGACCATCCGCTCGCTCGACATCGCGCGCGCCTATGACATCGTCAAGATCATGACCGATGGCGGACCTGCCGGCCGCACGGAGCTGTTGTGGACGCTGGTGGCGCGCACCGCCTACAGCGACGGGCGCATGGGCATGGCCAACGCCATGGCCTACTTCTCGATCCTGCTGTCGATCGCCTTCACCGTCTATTTCTTCAACAAGCTCGCCGCGGCGCGCACGCAGATCGGTGCGGAGTGGTGA
- a CDS encoding ABC transporter permease, which translates to MSPCTRLLSLGRSVGFAVVLLAVLLAVNLILSPARFQPGSWGALVGLAAPLIGAAIASTPVILAGRGGIDISVGPLMGFVNAVVIQMLFLKAGISSPLLLVPAALLIGALIGAANGFLATIVRIQPIVATLGTYLILTGVTLTILPAPIGPAPAWLKALAGPWSMLPLLLMFLAWWLVRRLSYYDQLMAVGSDDRAAYTAGVDVTRVRFIAYVMTGILGGCAGLMLTALIGSADPNIGPTYTLIAIAAVALGGVSLAGGRGGIAGAAIGAIDIFLLQSVLTTFNVSTFVLQIAYGAILVLAVMLTALQERLATRGR; encoded by the coding sequence ATGAGCCCTTGCACGCGCCTCCTGTCACTCGGGCGAAGCGTCGGTTTCGCCGTGGTGCTGCTGGCTGTCCTGCTGGCGGTCAATCTCATCCTCAGCCCGGCGCGGTTCCAGCCGGGGTCGTGGGGGGCGCTGGTCGGACTGGCCGCGCCGCTGATCGGCGCGGCCATCGCCTCGACACCGGTGATCCTTGCGGGGCGTGGCGGCATCGACATCTCGGTCGGGCCGCTGATGGGTTTCGTCAACGCCGTGGTGATCCAGATGCTGTTCCTCAAGGCCGGCATCTCGTCGCCACTGCTGCTCGTGCCAGCGGCCCTGCTCATCGGCGCACTGATCGGCGCGGCGAACGGTTTTCTGGCGACGATCGTGCGCATCCAGCCGATCGTCGCCACGCTCGGCACCTATCTGATCCTCACCGGCGTGACGCTGACGATCCTGCCGGCGCCGATCGGCCCGGCGCCGGCCTGGCTCAAGGCCTTGGCTGGTCCTTGGTCGATGCTGCCGCTGCTGTTGATGTTCCTTGCCTGGTGGCTGGTGCGGCGCCTTTCCTATTATGACCAGCTGATGGCAGTCGGCAGCGACGACCGTGCCGCCTACACCGCCGGTGTCGATGTCACGCGCGTGCGCTTCATCGCCTATGTCATGACCGGCATCCTCGGCGGATGCGCAGGGCTGATGCTGACGGCGCTGATCGGCTCGGCCGATCCCAATATCGGGCCGACCTACACGCTGATTGCGATTGCCGCCGTGGCGCTTGGCGGCGTCAGCCTTGCCGGCGGGCGTGGCGGCATCGCGGGTGCCGCGATCGGCGCCATCGACATCTTCCTGCTGCAGAGCGTGCTGACGACGTTCAACGTCTCCACCTTCGTGCTGCAGATCGCCTATGGCGCCATACTGGTGCTGGCGGTGATGCTGACCGCGCTGCAGGAACGTCTTGCCACGAGGGGGCGCTGA
- a CDS encoding ABC transporter substrate-binding protein, with translation MNRLLSGVSAGALVLAFGAGTALAGDLPGKFEGVTVDVKLIGGQQYEKLYERIPEWEKATGAKVNILTKKNGFDIDKELKSDIASGSTNWCVGWNHSSFAPQYTGLYTDLSKLLPKAEIDAFVPSTIKAATIDGKLEMLPRAQFDVSALYYQKSLYENADNKTKFKAKYGYDLVPPDTWKEVTDQAEFFANPPNFYGTQFAGKEEAINGRFYEMVVAEGGEYLDKDGKPVFNSEAGIRALDWFVNLYKAKAVPAGTTNYLWDDLGQGFASGTVAINLDWPGWAGFFNDTKSSKVAGNVGVKVAPKGSSGKRTGWSGFHGFSVTENCPHKEAAASLVWWLTNEDSQKLEAAAGPLPTRTAVWDWDLKQAENDPYKKEVLSAFQEEAKHAFAVPQTPEWIEISNAVYPELQAAILGDKTSKQALDEAAAKATQILQDAGKL, from the coding sequence ATGAACAGACTGCTTTCCGGCGTCTCCGCCGGCGCATTGGTGCTTGCATTTGGTGCAGGCACGGCCCTTGCCGGCGACCTGCCCGGCAAGTTCGAAGGCGTTACCGTCGACGTGAAACTGATCGGCGGCCAGCAATATGAAAAGCTCTATGAGCGCATTCCCGAATGGGAGAAGGCGACCGGCGCCAAGGTCAACATCCTGACCAAGAAGAACGGCTTCGACATCGACAAGGAGCTCAAGTCCGACATCGCCTCGGGCAGCACCAATTGGTGCGTCGGCTGGAACCATTCGTCCTTCGCGCCGCAGTACACGGGCCTCTACACCGACCTCAGCAAATTGCTGCCCAAGGCAGAGATCGACGCCTTCGTACCGTCGACCATCAAGGCAGCGACCATCGACGGCAAGCTGGAGATGCTGCCGCGCGCGCAGTTCGACGTCTCGGCGCTCTACTACCAGAAGAGCCTGTACGAAAACGCCGACAACAAGACCAAGTTCAAGGCGAAATATGGCTATGATCTGGTGCCCCCGGACACCTGGAAGGAAGTCACCGACCAGGCCGAGTTCTTCGCCAACCCGCCCAATTTCTACGGCACGCAGTTCGCCGGCAAGGAAGAGGCGATTAATGGCCGCTTCTACGAGATGGTCGTCGCCGAGGGTGGCGAATATCTCGACAAGGACGGCAAGCCGGTGTTCAACTCCGAGGCCGGCATCCGGGCGCTCGACTGGTTCGTCAACCTCTACAAGGCCAAGGCCGTGCCGGCCGGAACCACCAACTATCTCTGGGACGATCTCGGCCAGGGCTTTGCTTCGGGCACCGTCGCCATCAACCTCGACTGGCCTGGCTGGGCCGGCTTCTTCAATGATACGAAGTCGTCGAAGGTCGCCGGCAATGTCGGCGTGAAAGTCGCGCCGAAGGGTTCTTCCGGCAAGCGCACCGGCTGGTCGGGTTTCCATGGTTTCTCGGTGACCGAGAACTGCCCGCACAAGGAGGCCGCGGCTTCGCTCGTCTGGTGGCTGACCAACGAGGACAGCCAGAAGCTCGAGGCCGCCGCAGGCCCGCTGCCGACCCGCACAGCGGTCTGGGATTGGGACCTGAAGCAGGCCGAAAACGATCCCTACAAGAAGGAAGTTCTGTCCGCCTTCCAGGAAGAAGCCAAGCACGCCTTTGCCGTGCCGCAGACGCCTGAATGGATCGAAATCTCGAACGCCGTCTATCCAGAACTGCAGGCGGCGATCCTTGGCGACAAGACCTCGAAGCAGGCACTGGACGAAGCCGCCGCCAAGGCGACGCAGATCCTCCAGGACGCCGGCAAGCTCTAG
- a CDS encoding IclR family transcriptional regulator, protein MDDSEDERYRAPALDKGLDILELLAGVDGGLTQAEIAKKLDRSPNEFYRMLDRLVRRGYVTRLDGDRYSLTLKLFGLAQLHAPVRRLVSYATPLMRELAETSQQANQLVVFDRGSAVVIAQQEAPNYWGISIRVGSHISLFDTGSGHVLLAFRSQEERQMMISEYVRSTDKTPQSAEFFTRLDQIRDRGYEMMASMQTAGVFNLSAPVRSSDGRAIAALSIPYITVINTPAAPDITRTIELLLATCEKLSHLAGSTVGSSA, encoded by the coding sequence ATGGATGACAGCGAAGACGAGCGCTACCGCGCGCCGGCGCTCGACAAGGGGCTCGACATCCTTGAACTGCTGGCCGGCGTCGACGGCGGCCTGACCCAGGCCGAAATCGCCAAGAAACTCGACCGCAGCCCCAACGAATTCTACCGCATGCTCGATCGGCTGGTGCGGCGCGGCTATGTCACACGGCTTGATGGGGATCGTTATTCGCTAACGCTGAAACTGTTCGGCCTGGCGCAATTGCATGCCCCGGTGCGGCGGCTGGTCTCCTATGCCACCCCTTTGATGCGCGAGCTGGCCGAGACCTCGCAGCAGGCCAACCAACTCGTTGTTTTTGATCGCGGTTCTGCTGTCGTCATCGCCCAGCAGGAGGCGCCGAATTACTGGGGAATCTCGATCCGGGTCGGCTCCCATATCAGCCTGTTCGACACCGGTTCGGGCCATGTGCTGCTCGCCTTCCGCTCGCAGGAAGAGCGGCAGATGATGATTTCCGAATACGTCCGCAGCACGGACAAGACGCCGCAATCGGCGGAGTTCTTCACCCGGCTCGACCAGATTCGCGACCGCGGCTACGAGATGATGGCCTCGATGCAGACAGCAGGCGTCTTCAATCTCTCGGCACCGGTGCGCAGTTCCGACGGCAGGGCGATCGCCGCGCTGTCGATCCCCTACATCACCGTCATCAACACGCCTGCCGCACCCGATATAACCCGGACCATCGAGCTCTTGCTGGCAACGTGCGAGAAGCTGTCGCACCTGGCAGGCTCGACTGTCGGTTCATCGGCGTAA
- a CDS encoding ABC transporter permease, with amino-acid sequence MATGRNLFATTNARVVGAFCVAALLHLAGTVLIPGYSAPFAIRAMLVLASLLAVASIGQTLVVIMGGIDLSIPFVIGFANVVAAQLYGDGWNFVLVCGLVAVLAIFIGGLNGLIARSLDIQPLIVTLGIGMVVQGLVLLWTAGFPSGSAPQAVSSFVSIGGSAGPLPVPWLVPSLVVLAALVVLVLERMPYGRRLYALGSNPGAAPLALIDPVRMWVITYAASAFFAAVAGVLLLGFTGSAYGDVGQPYLFQTIAAVVVGGAALVGGRGSYLGTIAGVLVLTEINTLLIGLGFQPSAVQAALGFIIVLLVSLYGRERHVSTTI; translated from the coding sequence ATGGCCACTGGGCGAAACCTGTTTGCGACAACCAATGCCCGCGTCGTCGGCGCTTTCTGCGTCGCCGCCCTTCTGCACCTTGCCGGCACAGTTCTCATTCCCGGCTACTCGGCGCCGTTTGCAATACGCGCCATGCTGGTGCTTGCCTCGCTGCTTGCCGTCGCCTCAATCGGACAGACGCTGGTCGTCATCATGGGCGGCATCGACCTGTCGATCCCTTTCGTCATCGGCTTTGCCAATGTCGTGGCCGCGCAGCTCTACGGCGATGGCTGGAATTTTGTCCTGGTCTGCGGCCTCGTCGCGGTGCTCGCGATCTTTATCGGCGGGTTGAACGGTCTGATTGCGCGCAGCCTCGACATCCAGCCGCTCATCGTCACGCTCGGCATTGGCATGGTCGTGCAAGGGCTGGTGCTGTTATGGACGGCCGGCTTCCCCTCAGGCTCTGCGCCGCAAGCGGTTTCCAGCTTCGTATCGATCGGCGGCTCGGCCGGGCCGCTGCCGGTGCCGTGGCTGGTGCCGAGTCTGGTCGTGCTGGCGGCGCTTGTCGTGCTGGTGCTGGAGCGAATGCCCTACGGACGCCGGCTCTATGCTCTGGGCAGCAATCCGGGCGCAGCACCTCTGGCACTGATCGACCCGGTTCGCATGTGGGTCATCACTTATGCGGCTAGCGCCTTCTTCGCTGCCGTGGCCGGCGTGTTGCTGCTTGGCTTCACCGGCTCGGCCTATGGCGATGTCGGCCAGCCCTATCTGTTCCAGACCATCGCAGCCGTGGTCGTCGGCGGTGCGGCACTCGTCGGAGGCCGTGGCAGCTATCTCGGCACCATCGCCGGCGTGCTGGTGCTGACCGAGATCAACACGCTGCTGATCGGGCTTGGCTTCCAGCCGTCGGCGGTGCAGGCCGCACTGGGCTTCATCATCGTGCTGCTGGTATCGCTCTACGGCCGCGAGCGGCACGTCTCGACGACGATCTGA
- a CDS encoding ATP-binding cassette domain-containing protein, translated as MADHKAPGLAIRDLVIAPGASAITQTIAPGEIVGLAGLDGHGQELFLKMLAGLAPALGGSIELALPGASRKITGFRKAVASGIAYLPRDRRANGIFPTQSVLDNFAVSTLSRDTRLGLISPTARKARYDIYREKLSIAAPRPDAPITTLSGGNQQKVLLARALALEPAILLLNDPTRGVDVATRHVLYDVFRGLAADGMGLVILSSEIEEILLLCHRVLVFRENEVAAEISGEAMTTDSVISAMFGRAA; from the coding sequence ATGGCTGATCACAAGGCTCCTGGTCTCGCCATCCGCGACCTCGTCATCGCACCCGGCGCCAGTGCAATAACGCAAACCATCGCTCCTGGTGAGATCGTTGGCCTTGCTGGCCTCGATGGCCACGGCCAGGAGCTGTTCCTCAAGATGCTCGCCGGCCTGGCGCCGGCACTTGGCGGCTCGATCGAACTAGCCCTGCCCGGCGCATCCCGCAAGATCACGGGGTTCCGCAAGGCCGTTGCCAGCGGCATCGCCTACCTGCCGCGCGACAGGCGTGCGAACGGCATTTTTCCCACACAGTCGGTGCTCGACAATTTCGCCGTTTCGACCTTGTCGCGCGACACCCGTCTCGGCCTGATCAGTCCAACGGCGCGCAAGGCGCGCTACGACATCTACCGCGAAAAACTGTCGATCGCGGCACCCCGGCCCGATGCGCCGATCACCACCCTGTCAGGCGGCAACCAGCAGAAGGTGCTTTTGGCGCGGGCACTGGCGCTGGAGCCCGCTATCCTGCTTCTCAACGACCCGACGCGCGGCGTCGACGTGGCGACGCGGCATGTGCTCTACGACGTCTTTCGCGGACTGGCGGCCGACGGCATGGGACTGGTCATCCTGTCCAGCGAGATCGAGGAGATTCTTCTCCTCTGCCATCGGGTGCTGGTGTTCCGGGAAAACGAGGTTGCGGCGGAAATCTCTGGTGAGGCGATGACCACCGATAGCGTGATATCAGCCATGTTCGGGCGTGCGGCATGA
- a CDS encoding ABC transporter substrate-binding protein, which yields MKDMMRGLMAATAFVSITTIAYAQDVQGVIGGLPTELKAQYDGAPQKVLPSAWDNFTPPPKPWKWCHSESYQGNPWRVTVTKELKRLVDELIADGTVSSFEVSDSNNDASQQINQIRAFIDKKCSIITSIPGSATALDDAIDAAAKAGIPFITAAGSVTSPNAINVDSNYARWGYDMMTAIGKAQPDGASILLVEGIAGHPIVVQERQGADKALAENPKLKISRNVNGNWTANVTKTVVLQAIATNPAPIDAVWTTGSESRVVAEAFAEAGRPAPLITGSITGDALGYWKANPDKYRFEGHAVLPHWTAETLFRVGERMLDGQKPKLNTLLIPIPPVHSADLGQWYKDCMTTDAVSIFPIPPKDPMPEEWLDAYFSNPAPTKGWDYSKVPDACAK from the coding sequence ATGAAAGACATGATGCGCGGCCTGATGGCCGCAACCGCATTTGTATCCATCACAACAATTGCCTATGCGCAGGATGTGCAAGGCGTCATCGGCGGGCTACCGACCGAACTCAAGGCGCAGTATGACGGTGCGCCGCAGAAGGTGTTGCCTTCGGCCTGGGACAATTTCACCCCGCCGCCGAAGCCGTGGAAATGGTGCCATTCGGAATCCTACCAGGGCAATCCGTGGCGCGTGACGGTCACCAAAGAGTTGAAGCGTCTGGTCGACGAGCTGATCGCCGACGGCACGGTGTCCAGCTTCGAAGTGTCGGACTCCAACAACGATGCCAGCCAGCAGATCAACCAGATCCGCGCCTTCATCGACAAGAAATGCTCGATCATCACCTCGATCCCGGGCTCGGCAACGGCACTCGACGACGCCATCGATGCCGCTGCCAAGGCCGGCATTCCGTTCATCACCGCTGCCGGTTCGGTGACCAGTCCGAACGCGATCAATGTCGATTCCAACTATGCGCGCTGGGGCTATGACATGATGACGGCGATCGGCAAGGCGCAGCCGGACGGCGCCAGCATCCTGCTCGTCGAAGGCATTGCCGGCCATCCGATCGTGGTGCAGGAACGCCAGGGCGCGGACAAGGCGCTGGCCGAAAATCCGAAGCTCAAAATCTCGCGCAACGTCAACGGCAACTGGACGGCCAACGTCACCAAGACGGTCGTGCTGCAGGCGATCGCCACCAACCCGGCGCCGATCGATGCGGTGTGGACGACCGGCAGCGAAAGCCGCGTCGTCGCCGAGGCCTTCGCCGAAGCCGGCCGGCCGGCGCCATTGATCACCGGCTCGATCACGGGTGATGCTTTAGGCTACTGGAAGGCCAATCCCGACAAGTACCGTTTCGAAGGCCATGCGGTGCTGCCGCACTGGACCGCCGAGACGCTGTTTCGTGTCGGCGAGCGCATGCTGGACGGCCAGAAGCCGAAGCTGAACACGCTGCTGATCCCGATCCCGCCGGTGCACAGTGCCGATCTCGGCCAATGGTACAAGGACTGCATGACGACCGATGCCGTCTCGATCTTCCCGATCCCGCCCAAGGATCCGATGCCGGAGGAATGGCTCGACGCCTATTTCTCCAACCCGGCGCCGACCAAGGGCTGGGACTATTCGAAGGTGCCAGACGCCTGCGCGAAGTGA